The proteins below come from a single Chryseobacterium bernardetii genomic window:
- a CDS encoding glutamine synthetase III family protein: MSTLRFKALETLPFKDFRRDNSVEVPVKLSELFCQNVFSEETMREYLTKEAFQSIMDAVKKGTKIQRHIADQVAVAMKDWAMSKGVTHYTHWFQPLTGTTAEKHDSFFTPIEGGRAIERFSGNLLIQQEPDASSFPNGGIRNTFEARGYTAWDPTSPAFIMGTTLCIPSIFISYTGETLDYKAPLLRALNAVDEAATSVMQYFDKNVTKVTPTLGWEQEYFLVDSALYQSRPDLVLTGKTLLGHSPAKGQQLDDHYFGSIPTRVMNFMKELEIECMKLGIPVTTRHNEVAPNQFELAPMFEEVNVAVDHNSLLMDIMARVAHKHHFHILFHEKPFAGVNGSGKHNNWSLATDTGENLLSPGKNPKKNLQFLTFFVNTIKAVHEYADLLRASIASASNDHRLGANEAPPAIISVFIGSQLFSVLEELEKVTNGKLSPEEKTELKLNVVGKIPEILLDNTDRNRTSPFAFTGNKFEIRAVGSSANCAESMTVMNTIAAKQLNDFKKEVDALIEGGLKKDEAIFNVLREYIKQSKNIMFEGDGYSDDWAKEAKKRGLNNLKTTPEALKQEMDKKFLDLYEEMGIFNHREVEARNEIKLEKYSTVIDIEARVLSDIARNHIIPSALNYQNRLIENVKGLKDIFGDKEFKPLAKEQMSLITSISENVSKIKLGVEDLIKAREAAKSISDSQKQAEAYCNKVKPLFEGIREASDNLEMMVDDELWPLTKYREMLFTK; this comes from the coding sequence ATGTCAACCTTAAGATTCAAAGCGTTAGAAACCCTACCATTTAAGGATTTCAGAAGAGATAACTCTGTTGAAGTTCCTGTGAAATTATCAGAATTATTCTGCCAAAATGTTTTCTCAGAAGAAACAATGAGAGAATATTTAACGAAAGAAGCATTCCAGTCTATTATGGATGCAGTAAAAAAAGGGACTAAAATCCAGAGACACATTGCAGATCAGGTAGCTGTAGCAATGAAAGACTGGGCAATGAGCAAAGGAGTAACTCATTACACTCACTGGTTTCAGCCTTTGACAGGGACAACCGCAGAAAAACACGATTCTTTCTTCACTCCTATCGAAGGAGGAAGAGCTATTGAAAGATTCAGCGGAAACTTATTGATTCAGCAGGAGCCGGATGCGTCTTCTTTCCCGAACGGAGGAATCAGAAACACTTTCGAGGCCAGAGGTTATACCGCATGGGACCCCACTTCTCCGGCTTTCATCATGGGAACTACATTATGCATCCCATCTATCTTCATCTCTTATACAGGAGAAACTTTAGATTATAAAGCGCCTCTTTTAAGAGCATTGAACGCTGTAGACGAAGCTGCAACCAGCGTAATGCAGTATTTCGACAAAAATGTAACAAAAGTAACTCCTACTTTAGGTTGGGAGCAGGAGTATTTCCTGGTAGATTCAGCATTATACCAATCCCGTCCGGACCTTGTATTAACAGGTAAGACATTGTTAGGACACTCTCCTGCAAAAGGACAGCAGCTTGATGACCACTATTTCGGTTCAATTCCTACAAGAGTAATGAACTTCATGAAAGAGTTGGAGATCGAATGTATGAAATTGGGTATTCCTGTAACCACAAGACATAATGAGGTAGCTCCAAACCAATTTGAGCTGGCTCCAATGTTTGAAGAAGTAAACGTTGCTGTAGACCACAACTCTTTATTGATGGATATCATGGCAAGAGTAGCCCACAAACACCACTTCCACATTTTATTCCACGAAAAGCCATTCGCAGGAGTAAACGGAAGCGGAAAGCACAATAACTGGTCTTTAGCTACAGATACAGGTGAAAACCTTTTAAGCCCGGGAAAAAACCCTAAGAAAAACTTACAGTTCTTAACTTTCTTTGTTAACACTATCAAAGCTGTTCACGAGTATGCTGATCTTTTAAGAGCAAGTATCGCATCTGCAAGCAACGACCACAGATTAGGTGCTAACGAAGCTCCACCGGCAATTATCTCCGTATTCATCGGAAGCCAGCTGTTCAGCGTTTTGGAAGAGCTTGAAAAAGTAACCAACGGAAAATTATCTCCGGAAGAAAAAACAGAATTAAAATTAAATGTAGTAGGAAAGATTCCTGAAATTTTATTAGACAATACAGATAGAAACAGAACTTCCCCATTTGCATTTACAGGAAATAAATTTGAGATCAGAGCGGTAGGATCATCTGCAAACTGTGCAGAATCCATGACAGTAATGAACACTATTGCTGCTAAACAGCTTAATGATTTCAAAAAAGAAGTAGACGCACTTATTGAAGGAGGCCTGAAGAAGGATGAAGCAATCTTTAACGTGTTAAGAGAATACATCAAGCAGTCTAAGAATATTATGTTCGAAGGAGACGGATATTCTGACGACTGGGCTAAAGAAGCTAAGAAAAGAGGATTGAACAACCTTAAAACCACTCCGGAAGCTCTTAAGCAGGAAATGGACAAGAAATTCCTTGATCTTTATGAAGAAATGGGAATCTTTAACCACAGGGAAGTTGAAGCAAGAAACGAAATCAAATTAGAGAAATATTCTACTGTTATTGATATTGAAGCAAGAGTATTAAGTGATATCGCAAGAAACCACATTATTCCTTCTGCTTTAAATTATCAGAACAGATTAATTGAGAACGTTAAAGGTCTTAAAGATATCTTCGGAGACAAAGAATTTAAACCGTTGGCAAAAGAACAGATGAGCCTAATCACCAGCATTTCTGAAAATGTTTCTAAAATTAAGCTGGGTGTTGAAGACCTTATTAAAGCCAGAGAAGCGGCAAAAAGCATATCAGACAGCCAAAAGCAGGCAGAAGCATACTGCAACAAAGTAAAACCTTTATTTGAAGGAATCAGAGAAGCTTCTGACAACCTTGAAATGATGGTAGACGACGAACTTTGGCCGTTGACAAAATACAGAGAAATGTTGTTTACAAAATAA
- a CDS encoding C40 family peptidase gives MKKRVLFYLVALVTTVSLQSCATNYVVSKPATYSKEYKTDAKLASIDNKKMELDKQKLIDSFLAEKAASIANAKKAVKNSEIAKAIKHNKTIDGILEEAETYLGTPYRYGGTTRKGIDCSAFVLSVFGAAAGLTLPRVAASQAQEGERVEKGELQKGDLIFFSHGRRISHVGIVESVTEEGEIKFIHAATSKGVMVSSLNDSYWGPKFRFAKRIINEEGEAYNNLASTTPATPANF, from the coding sequence ATGAAGAAAAGAGTTTTGTTTTATTTAGTCGCTTTAGTTACTACAGTATCATTGCAATCGTGTGCTACCAATTATGTAGTGTCAAAACCAGCAACTTACAGTAAAGAATACAAAACAGATGCCAAACTAGCTTCTATTGACAACAAAAAAATGGAGCTGGATAAGCAGAAATTAATTGACTCTTTCCTTGCTGAAAAAGCGGCATCTATAGCAAATGCTAAAAAAGCTGTTAAGAATTCTGAGATTGCAAAAGCAATCAAACATAATAAAACCATCGACGGTATCCTTGAAGAAGCTGAAACATACCTTGGAACTCCTTACAGATATGGAGGAACTACAAGAAAAGGTATTGATTGTTCAGCTTTTGTTCTTTCTGTTTTCGGGGCTGCAGCAGGGCTTACTCTACCAAGAGTAGCGGCTTCTCAGGCTCAGGAAGGGGAAAGAGTAGAAAAAGGAGAATTACAGAAAGGAGACTTAATCTTCTTTTCTCATGGAAGAAGAATCTCTCACGTAGGTATTGTAGAAAGTGTTACTGAAGAGGGTGAGATCAAATTCATCCACGCAGCAACATCTAAAGGAGTAATGGTTTCTTCACTGAATGATTCTTACTGGGGGCCTAAATTCAGATTCGCAAAAAGAATAATTAATGAAGAAGGAGAAGCTTACAACAATCTAGCGTCTACTACTCCGGCTACACCAGCAAATTTTTAA
- the rodA gene encoding rod shape-determining protein RodA translates to MKWTEGIDKLGLGLYFLLCIFAIANIYSVDQKLGEKQLMFFCISVFVGLIIFVGRSKFFENMAAIIYIGGVLLLIGLFPFGKEILGQKNWYKFGSFTMQPVEFAKIGTALMLANYVSGPDFNLKNRKSLFTALGIIGIPAAVVLAIPDVGSMLVFIAFFIALYREGLSGLLFGIGFIFAAVFLVALAIPPVYVAAAIIIIAGVLIAMNYHRMSWDVISISGISGSILLLCGLAFGSPYILEKLPKHQRERIEVLYKGEKAFRDTSGYNLLYSKTAIGSGGLLGKGYREGSVTQGKFVPEQETDYIFCTVGEEWGFVGSAILILCYMVYIGRIYYLAEQQKSTFNRVFGYCFASILLMHFSINLGMVMGLFPTVGIPLPYFSYGGSSLLAFSMMTFIFFKLNYSDKNSLV, encoded by the coding sequence ATGAAATGGACAGAAGGAATAGATAAACTGGGCCTTGGGCTGTATTTCCTGCTTTGCATTTTTGCTATTGCGAATATTTACAGTGTTGACCAGAAACTGGGAGAGAAGCAATTAATGTTTTTCTGTATATCTGTATTTGTAGGGCTTATCATATTTGTTGGAAGAAGCAAGTTTTTCGAAAATATGGCAGCTATTATTTATATAGGCGGAGTACTTCTGCTTATTGGTCTTTTCCCTTTCGGAAAGGAGATTTTAGGGCAAAAGAACTGGTATAAGTTCGGAAGCTTTACCATGCAGCCTGTTGAATTTGCTAAAATTGGTACCGCTTTAATGCTGGCAAACTATGTTTCCGGGCCTGATTTTAATCTTAAGAACAGGAAATCATTATTTACAGCTTTAGGAATTATCGGTATTCCGGCAGCAGTAGTCTTGGCTATTCCGGATGTGGGATCTATGCTTGTGTTTATTGCCTTCTTTATTGCTTTGTACAGGGAAGGATTAAGTGGGTTATTATTTGGGATAGGTTTTATTTTCGCTGCTGTTTTTTTAGTAGCCTTAGCAATACCTCCCGTTTATGTAGCTGCAGCTATTATAATCATTGCTGGTGTTCTGATCGCAATGAATTACCATAGAATGTCCTGGGATGTGATTTCTATTTCTGGAATTTCAGGATCTATTCTTTTATTATGCGGACTGGCGTTCGGGTCTCCCTATATTTTAGAAAAACTGCCTAAGCACCAGAGAGAAAGAATTGAGGTTCTTTATAAAGGTGAAAAGGCGTTTAGAGATACTTCGGGGTATAACTTATTGTATTCCAAAACAGCCATCGGATCCGGAGGGCTTTTAGGAAAAGGATATCGGGAAGGATCTGTTACCCAGGGGAAATTCGTTCCGGAGCAGGAAACTGATTATATTTTCTGTACCGTAGGAGAAGAATGGGGATTTGTAGGAAGCGCTATTCTGATTTTATGTTATATGGTGTATATCGGACGGATCTATTACCTTGCAGAGCAACAGAAATCCACTTTTAACCGCGTATTTGGATATTGCTTTGCTTCCATCCTTCTGATGCACTTTTCCATCAATTTAGGAATGGTTATGGGGCTTTTCCCAACTGTTGGGATTCCGCTTCCTTATTTCAGTTATGGAGGAAGTTCTTTGCTGGCCTTTTCTATGATGACTTTTATTTTCTTTAAGCTTAATTATTCGGATAAGAACAGCTTAGTATAG
- a CDS encoding pentapeptide repeat-containing protein, with protein MKDAFILDQNFENTDFTRFPLEKGEYENCTFKNCSFEYGNLSGFSFTDCEFTGCNLSMTKLASKAFRDVFFMGCKMLGLQFNDCNAFGLSFKFDGCILHNSVFYQTSIKKTVFKNSKLVEVDFTECDLSNAVFGNCDLSGAVFDNTNLEKADLRTSVNYSIDPALNRLKKAKFSLSEVYGLLYKLDIEIDRSN; from the coding sequence ATGAAAGACGCTTTTATTTTGGATCAAAATTTTGAAAATACAGATTTTACCCGGTTTCCATTGGAAAAAGGTGAATATGAGAACTGTACCTTTAAGAATTGTAGTTTTGAATATGGAAATCTATCCGGTTTCAGTTTTACAGACTGTGAGTTTACAGGTTGTAACCTCAGCATGACAAAACTTGCTTCTAAAGCATTCAGAGATGTATTTTTCATGGGATGTAAAATGCTTGGGCTGCAGTTTAATGACTGTAATGCTTTTGGCCTGTCTTTTAAGTTTGATGGCTGTATTCTGCATAATTCAGTTTTCTACCAGACTTCCATAAAGAAAACTGTTTTCAAAAATTCTAAGCTTGTTGAAGTGGATTTTACAGAATGTGATTTATCAAATGCAGTCTTCGGCAACTGTGATCTGTCCGGAGCTGTTTTCGATAACACTAATCTCGAAAAGGCAGATTTAAGAACTTCTGTTAACTATTCTATAGATCCAGCTTTAAATAGGCTTAAAAAGGCCAAATTCTCGCTCTCAGAAGTCTATGGTCTGTTATATAAGCTGGACATTGAAATAGACAGGAGTAACTAG